The following are encoded together in the Dickeya lacustris genome:
- a CDS encoding polymorphic toxin-type HINT domain-containing protein has translation MTSADPQLIEFYDIQLKMAGITTALYPAFGSIWKNSWMYNDFTATLALGKSPSGFPIQSVTSLNTSDGKNFTANAIGSLPVSATNVTQTLGIFDSTGNPVGRVQYKKNYINAADCLIQASGVFPDSLINSSYPVTVIYTFSQTIGGETVYGIEIITTQSYPKKITNLSPTDLNHNSQIKICLTRKDGDCDYLHQYDGNVSLPIKGNILYFGRIDVNNGVPINANSSIYIVRQSQGGSPIKPSGSFNFFSSPGTRIEGNQLSWDLDWLEFSPPDFNSGEMVYYVFKVTVQVEGQSVVCFITNAPDNVLPRPPILNTWRIKPMQIVYGCLGKDTRILMQDGTEKALGEIHVGEWVCGQGGQPLRVENVTTGHETQYLDITLDMPGCSSVTITTSYGHPFYTTSGVKLARELTLTDRLMAYADKECLITAITAQQQPIEVFNLHLSTDDAAQMPEQGHGTMYANGVLVGDSVAQQRYEDAYKQRPVNVLSQLPTQWQEDYRNYLATRQADTHEQ, from the coding sequence GTGACATCAGCCGATCCGCAATTAATTGAGTTTTATGATATTCAATTAAAAATGGCGGGTATTACGACGGCTCTCTATCCGGCGTTTGGCAGTATCTGGAAAAATAGCTGGATGTATAATGATTTTACCGCGACGCTGGCACTGGGGAAAAGCCCGTCCGGGTTTCCGATACAGAGTGTCACCAGCCTAAATACCTCAGATGGCAAGAATTTTACCGCCAACGCCATCGGCTCTTTACCGGTATCTGCAACCAATGTGACCCAGACGCTGGGGATTTTTGATAGTACCGGCAACCCGGTTGGCCGTGTTCAATATAAAAAAAATTACATTAATGCAGCGGATTGCCTGATTCAGGCCAGCGGCGTGTTTCCAGATAGCCTGATCAATTCATCCTACCCGGTAACGGTGATTTATACCTTTTCCCAGACTATCGGCGGCGAAACAGTCTATGGCATTGAAATTATCACCACACAAAGTTATCCGAAGAAAATCACCAATCTCTCTCCCACCGATCTCAATCATAACTCGCAAATAAAAATATGTTTAACACGCAAAGATGGTGATTGTGATTATCTGCATCAATATGATGGCAATGTCAGCCTGCCAATTAAGGGGAATATCCTCTATTTTGGTCGTATTGATGTAAATAATGGTGTGCCGATTAACGCCAACAGCTCTATTTATATCGTCAGGCAAAGTCAGGGCGGTAGCCCGATTAAACCCTCGGGCAGTTTTAATTTTTTCTCAAGCCCTGGCACACGCATAGAAGGCAATCAATTAAGTTGGGATCTCGATTGGCTGGAGTTTTCTCCACCTGATTTTAATTCAGGGGAAATGGTCTATTACGTATTTAAAGTGACGGTACAAGTCGAAGGCCAGAGCGTCGTGTGCTTTATCACCAACGCGCCGGATAACGTCTTACCCCGCCCGCCAATACTGAATACGTGGCGAATAAAACCGATGCAGATAGTGTATGGCTGCCTGGGTAAAGACACGCGCATTTTAATGCAAGATGGCACCGAGAAAGCGTTGGGCGAGATTCACGTTGGTGAGTGGGTGTGCGGCCAGGGCGGGCAGCCACTCAGGGTCGAAAATGTAACGACCGGCCATGAAACGCAGTATCTCGATATCACGCTAGATATGCCCGGTTGTTCGTCTGTCACCATTACGACCAGCTATGGCCACCCGTTTTATACCACCAGCGGCGTGAAGCTGGCGCGTGAGCTGACGCTAACTGACCGGCTCATGGCTTACGCTGACAAAGAATGCCTGATTACTGCCATTACCGCGCAACAGCAGCCTATCGAGGTGTTTAACCTGCACCTCTCTACCGATGATGCCGCCCAGATGCCGGAGCAAGGCCACGGCACGATGTATGCCAACGGCG